From the genome of uncultured Methanobacterium sp.:
GGGGAGTGATGTTGCTTGTGGAGTGATACTGCAATGTGATGTGTGCTTGCTGAATGATAATACTTGCAAAGTGATGCTGATGATAATATATTGATGAGATAAATTAGATTAAAGAGTTATATCCTAAAGAGAATGCAAATCCTGATGAGTTAAAATTCTTACTGTGAATATCCTTAACTGTCTTCTTGGTATTCAGGACTTTGAATCATGGACGGGTGTGCATGGTAAAGAATAGCAATATAGGCCGCTGAAACACCACGGTTTAAGTCCTGTTGTACAATACTCCCCTCTTCTTTTTTGTTCCAAGATTCCAAACTCTCTTTTCCCCGTTCATTTCCGTATTTAAGCATGTTTTTCAGATTAGAATACTTAAAATCGTGTTTTTTAGGAGTTAGAGTATTTCCTATTTGCCAGTACTTATCCTTATCATTGATCCATCCACAGTGTGGTGCAGAGTAGGTGTCTGAGATATAGTGTGATGCAACCCCAAAACACCATGCGGCTTCCTTATAATCTCCCTTTTCGTAGGCTACTTTCCCCTTATCCAACCATTCATTAGTTTTAGGGTAACTACCAGGGTATCCATGATTGACTTTATCTCCAGGGAGTGTATCTGGATAGGTGGATCCTTCCTTCATCAATGGAATATAAGGTTTGAGATTTTTAGCGACATCCGAAGGTAGGTTGGCTTGTACCTCATCCACTATTTTTTTATGGGCAGTCCATTCCCAAGCGGCTACAGGTGATATGATTAAGAATACAAAACCAAAAAATATCGCTATTTTAAACAGGTTACCCATGATAACGACCTCATAACAAATCCAATTCACCTATCTAAATATAGGTTCACATCATGATAAGCATGAAAACCAGTTAATGTGATACACTTCACAATGGATTAATTGGTTAGCTAGGGTTGGGTTTTAAGATAGGTTGGGTATTAAGATAGGGTTGAGTTTTAAGATAAGGTTAAGTTTTTAGGATAGGGTTAGGATACGTCGGTTTTTTACTCCAGGGCAACAATAATACCAGTAAACCAAATCAACCTATTTTTGGCAACCCTCTTCAAATGGGCAGGTATGGACAATGGCCATTTTTATAGGTCCAACATCGTTTATGATCTGTTTTTCAACTTTATGGGAAATTTCATGGGATTCCCTAAGTTTTAAATCCCCATCAAGTTCAATATGCAACTCTGCCGAAGCATACGGCCCCATGTTGTTCACCCTCAAATCATGGACTCCTTTAACTGCTTCAACAGACAGGGCTGATGCCCGTATTTCTTCTAAAATTTCTTCTGAAGGTAGTTTTCCCATAATAGTATTGATATTATCACGTGCAACGATAAATGCAGTTCTAATGACCATGATTGCAATGAATATGGCCACTATAGGATCTAACATGGTGAATCCCAGTTGCGCACCGATTACTCCCACCAGTACTGCTCCGCAGGAGAATATATCCACTTTCTGGTGTTGGCCATCTGCAATCAGGGCAGGGCTGTTAATTTTCTTCCCAGAACGAATAAG
Proteins encoded in this window:
- a CDS encoding zinc dependent phospholipase C family protein, which codes for MGNLFKIAIFFGFVFLIISPVAAWEWTAHKKIVDEVQANLPSDVAKNLKPYIPLMKEGSTYPDTLPGDKVNHGYPGSYPKTNEWLDKGKVAYEKGDYKEAAWCFGVASHYISDTYSAPHCGWINDKDKYWQIGNTLTPKKHDFKYSNLKNMLKYGNERGKESLESWNKKEEGSIVQQDLNRGVSAAYIAILYHAHPSMIQSPEYQEDS
- a CDS encoding cation diffusion facilitator family transporter; the protein is MNEDLERENIGRKASMVAILGNILLTLFNFIVGTLSGSTALVAEAAHTLSDVITSILAFIGFKIGMKPADREHQYGHGRAEPIVGLIIVVFLVVVAYEILSDVYVKLLMNESLQAPDWTAAGMAVIGMIVNYAMTTYLIRSGKKINSPALIADGQHQKVDIFSCGAVLVGVIGAQLGFTMLDPIVAIFIAIMVIRTAFIVARDNINTIMGKLPSEEILEEIRASALSVEAVKGVHDLRVNNMGPYASAELHIELDGDLKLRESHEISHKVEKQIINDVGPIKMAIVHTCPFEEGCQK